The following nucleotide sequence is from Pleurodeles waltl isolate 20211129_DDA chromosome 8, aPleWal1.hap1.20221129, whole genome shotgun sequence.
TCGGTGGTATAACGGGTACAGTCTAAGACTCTCATGGGACTCCTATAGTTTAAGAATTATTGATAGCGGTTGCAGCATTTAAGATTAGCGCTATGCCGCTATTTATGGACAGGAGTTACAAATGTAAGGCCTTATTTAGAGTGGATGGTATCTTCCAAAAAATTATGAAAGTCCTGTCTgcctaacacacaacaccccaacttcATTTAGAGGTAAGAGGAACATTATTTATGAGGGCGGGGATGCTGATGGATCTGCAACTTTCAACACCCTCAGTGTGGCACTACTGTCACCTCACATAGTGTCAGAAGGGCTGCCTTATTTAGAAGACTGTTGGTAGGGAAAACCTAAGCAGAAGCTCTTATGCCATGTCAGCCATTTATTCCTGATCCGGCCCATCATACACAGCATGGTGGCTCCAGAAAGGAAGAATGGTAAATTATCTCCTTTGCTCTGGGACACAACTCACATTAAGTAATGGACATTGTTTTTTCAAAGACCTGCACGCCTTTTGGATATGTTATCTTCGAAAACGAAAAaaatgctgaaaggactgctatgTTGTCATGACATAAGTGTCTAaatggcactgttttctttcacccAAATGGGTCCCGCAAGAGTAGCCAAACAAGATCTGGTGAAAAACACCAGTTCAGTGGTAAAGGCTAAACCTGGCAGTCAGGCCACAGCTCCTCTGACTGAGCCTCCAACTATTTGGCAGGCAGACTGCTATGCTTAAAGTGAGACCCTAAGCTACAAAGTTTTTTGAATTATTTAAAAAAGATTGGCTGACAAAGAGCTGCAACAGAGCATAAATCTTAATACACGTTTATTGTTGATACTTCAATTGTGTTATTTCTAATTTAACTTTATAATTCTCTGTTTCTGCCACATAGTTACTTGTGGGCAACAAGGAAATACACCCCACTATAGTCTGTagtttctttctctgcttccttgTCAGCCGTGGAAGAAACCTCCAGTTTGTCAATAGTATATCCAGCACCACTAACTGCCTTTCTCAGAAATTCCTTATCAAAACTCATTGAGGCAAACTTCACTTTGCCAACTTGGTAATAACTGCAGCTGATGTCCCCACACAGAACAAGATACCCCCCTGGCTTTGACAAGGTGCTGATATTTTTCAAAGCACAGCAAACCTCATCCTTGCTTTTGCAAGCTCCTTCTAAACATAAAGAACTGAGCACGCAGTCATATTGTTGCCCCTGTAGTGGCTCCAATGGGTTGCTTTTCAGGACATCACAGTGCAGAATTTGCGTGACTGCTCTTcttaatttttcttctttttcggGAACGGTCATCCTAGAATAAATTATAAATCAAATTATTGTGCAATTCGTTACCAGCAACAGTGCTGTTTATATTCTATTAACTgagtcaaatgatttcagtatgcgCAAAACGTGAGGGGACGGGTTATAATCTGCCCATTCTCTTTACTACAAAGCTGTATTAGATTACATTAAGAATAACTAATATGCAAACATTTATTTAACGATTTCACAAAGCAAGTGAGCACAAAATGCGTATTAACTAGCCATCTGCACTTTGAAATGTGTGTACATAAATAAGTGCACTCTTAAAAGTTGATTTCACGCTGACGGCATTCATCTGTCAGATGCAGAACTGAATATTTGCATTTACAGTTTTCAGTTTACACAGAAAATCTATTCgacttatttattcatttattagtATAGCAGGAACCTGGCAACAAGGGTAACAAAGCAGTTTACACATAATTAAGCACACCAGTTGTAGAGAGTTGAATTAGAACAAATGGTTAAGTGTAACACAGGAGAGTGTTAGGTCGGGAGCACTCTAAAGAAATGACTCTTCAAGTCCTTACTGACACGTCATGTTAGGCTGCAAGCCTTATGGCTTTGTGAGGTGCAGTGTTTTGGATTAGGCATGGGTAGCAAGTAGTCCATTGTTTATGATGAGATGAGGGAGCaataaagcttgcactgctgttctgAAGTCCAAGATCTGAAACTTGCGTCAAGGATAAACCCGGATACCGGAAGTGGGGGGCACGGAAAGGGTTAATAGAACATCACACCATTTTTCTAATGGGAATGGGTAGTCAGATCAGTGAAGTAGGAAtgttattttaatatgttttagttTGAGAAATAATTAATTTGTCTACTTAAATGACCATTCCAAGAGATTTATGTAGTTATTTAGAAAGTGTTAGAGTCTCTTAGGTATAGTTGAGTATCATTTGCATATTGATGTATACATTCATTCTTGCCCTTTATCACTGTACATATGGGATCCCTGTTAAGGTTCAAATTCTAAGGTGAGGCAATTAAGGTTTGTGGAATGCCACGGTTTAGGGAACACATAAAAGATGTGAAAGAGCCCAATTTCATTAACTGAGATTTCTATATGAGGAAAGTTTGTAATTCATCAGAATAATTCTCCTATTACCATCCTGTTGGGGAGAGTCAATGATCTCAAACACTATAGCAAAGTCAAGCAGAACTAGTAGTCACACAACACTCTCATACAGATATCTTATGGTGGGGGACAGAATTTAGAATATTACTAGAGACTGAAAGTCTACCTGTGGAATGATGACTGTTTAGTGAAGATTCGTTCTTCTACATAACAGGATGAAAGTTTAGGAGCTTGATTTGAGATACTAAGGGAATTTCTAAGATGAGACGTTGGCAATATTGTTGCAAACAACACCTGAATTTGGAATTTTATAATGTAAATAGACTGTAAGAGAGATCCAGGCCACAGAGGAACATTCTTATTCTTAAAGTAGGTTTCTTTTGTGAGCAGCGTGAGGTCTCTTTAAAAAGAGCTGTATCTGACAGACATTTTTCTAAAGGACATTTCAAGTTTTTTTGTCTTTCCTTTACTGTTCTTTCACATCTCAAGTGAAAAGAAAAATTTAACTCCTACGACTTTGTGTGCCAGTGAGGTAGGCTAATATAGAATAATAAATGTAGACTCATCAAAGACATTGTTGAAGGATGCAGTGAATTTGGGGACTGTGGGGACATTTCTGAGGTCAATGGTATCGAGCAGTTACTCTACCTTAATTATGTCAATTGGGTGTGTTTATAACTGGGTCCCCGGATCCCCATACTGAAGTTTGACCAAATCAAAAACCAAGCATAACCCTTTGGCTTTTGACTCTTAAGGAGGAGACGGCAGTCAGTCAAAGACTGCCTCAAGAAGGTGAGATGAGCTGGAAAGTCATGACTAAGTAATACATATGATAACCCTTAGTAAATGACTGCTCCTTCAGTGCTTTTACACATGAAAACCATGTTAATTCACACAAAGTTAAACACtacataaaatcacaaaaatacacGAAAACTTACAGTAGTCAACACAGAACACCAAACAAGGTACTCACAATGACAGTGTAAACAACAATTAAAAACCATACCGAAAGGGGGTCTCATATAAAACCAAGGTACAAATCCCTTATCCAAAGATTTATCACAGAGGGGAACTAAAGTCATACATCTTGACTTATGATATTATCTGCAAGGTGCTTAGTGACAAAATGCACACCTGCATGCTCCAGTATGGAATAGAAAATCTCTGGCAAAATCTCTTGGAATAAAATTACATCTTCACAATCAATAATTTTGAGTTGCATTTTATTGTAGCATGCACTTGGCCCAAGAGCTTTAAATCACTGTACAAGCAAACCAGATTACTTGCAACATAGTTAGTCCTACTGACTTTTTCAGTGTAATAACAATATTTGAGAAAGGCGTACTGCCTTAAGATTTGTTAAACCAGACCTTCACACTTTAATATTAATGAAACATTAACTTATGGTCTCTGGATGAGGAAACCTTTAACAACATTCTTGCAGACCTAGGCCCACATTAGGAccctaccagccatccgccataatatgaccacagatggatttccgctagaaggatggcggaaatccagctgtggcaatgccggcagacggcagtaaggtggcgctgctgccagcagcagtgctgtGCCAGTTGTCCGCTGCTGGCCATATTATGAGAACTtacatggcctggcggtgttctgctggtggatgctgctgctagcagcagcgccccatcccgtctcctgccggaagaccccctggacacaggtaagtaggtgctccgacaggggagttgggtggggggtgttgtgtgtgtgtgtgggtgtgtgtgtatatgtctgtgcgtgcttgtatgcgggtgtgtgttgcatgttgtatgtgtgtgcatgtttgggggtgtgagtgtgtgtatgttgaatagtgtgaatgcgtgtctgcgtgtatgtatgtaagtgtcatatgtgtgtatgaatggatgtatgcatgcgtggatgaatgtgggaatgtgtgtgtgtatacgtgtgtgtgtgtgtgaagggagggacaTGTATGAAGGGGGTCTTGAGAGGAAGAAGGGGAGAGGGtgaacctgtggagggggagggggcggggaagacccctatcagtgacagggaagggattccctttcACTGATATTGCCTACGCCATGCTTTTCGTGGCAGtacggaagccacgaaaaccatggcgggaggTGGGGTCATAATTCTGCAGGTGGTCAAGTGACGACCGCCAGGctagagattgatatctccagcccggcagccattaccgccatggcagtcggtgttggttccaccaaaccgccaatgtcataatatggaggagagtaccgccagcctgttggcagtagtttccTCCATATTACTGCCGAGCGCTGGGGTCGtattgacccccataatgtattttaCTATAAACAACAAGCCGCTCACCAAGGACCAAACAATAAATTCAGTCAGACatgagaaaataaatgttttcattaAACAATGGACTTTCACCAAAGAACTAAGCAAAACTCCAGCAAGagtcaatttttcatgcaggagccatgggatctttatgactcCAACATTGTATATCTCAGCTGCCCAGCAACCCTCAGGAGCAGCCACACGAGCACCTTTACCAAAGTTAAAAACCGCCAGCCGGCTCTGAACGGATATCTTCCTGATTCTATGCATCTGTGGTCTCTTTCTGATGGTGGTCTCCACTCTCCAGAACTACCTATCTGTGACCTTGTGAGCAACAGACTTGGTAGATTTCACATCTTTTTCCTACCTACACAGCTGTCACCTCCTTTCCTAAATGGTGTCCTTCTTCAGAGCACTCTAGCAGCACCCTTTTCTACAGCATGTTGACCTATTTCCCCAGGCAGATTCAGCTCCTCCAGAAGATTTAGGAATTAAagctcatatttatgaaatgtttgagtCACCTTAGTGACATTTTTTTGTACGCTAAAGCGGCacacataactccatatttatattttgaagctagacccgtctagtgtcacaaTTTAGGAGCTAGCACCATTTTAAGGGAGCACatccaccttgcgtctcattgcgacaatgagatgcaaggtaggcgttcccttccaaaaaatgacactagccctctaGAGCCATATTTATCTACTGACATTAAAACGATGCAAACCAAGGAAGCAGACCTAAAAAATGTCGATAAGTCTGATTAGTGTCACATTTTAATgcatggtcagaccaggcgttaaatttaggcccacacaccaccactcaaggaaaacacacagaaggagcatttgaaacctccaggataacatggaagtggtactgctccagcttggcacacgctgcagacgtcagcaaagacagcaggtacctccaccaccaccggagcaaccccaaacaccaccaccacaggaGCCACAAAGGCAGCAGAGAAGGTggaagaggatcttcagacagcacacaactatccttggcctcagggaacaagatgtgatcaggatgtacAGAATGAatgggagtccattgtacacctgctgcaccatattgcaccATACATCACAGCTAGGGTGCAAACTCCTACTACCATTCCACCCATGACCagactcctcgctgtcctccatatgctggtgtctgAATCTTTTTTAGATAACGAGTGCAGAAGTCGCTGGTATGTCCCAGGCATCCTTCTTGgtcctcctacctaaggtcctggacactgtcatacacctcacaccccaccacatctgcttcccaaacacccagcatctgcagcaggagaccaagcaaggtttctatcaaattgctgcaTGTTCtctgtgcaatggactgcacccaggtGCAACTGGTGCCATTtgttgcaactgaacacctatctagaaactgcaagcacacacattcaatcaatgtgcagaccattgtgaaccacggtgggctcttcaccaacatacTTGCTAAATATCCCAGCagtgcacatgatgcatacatatttcgcCATTGCACTATCAACGATCGGTCcgaggatggccaatatggcaaaagtctactcataggtaagacaccataccaatcataacacgcacaacacaccaaccatctaggactaACAAgagaaacaccacactaaatacatagGGCAAGGGCACGTAGAtggacaggcaacaacacatatgcaacatgccacactataccacatacattgcacttcacaaacacatacacccacatgtacataacacagtcacaccctgactggcacaccaagtgtagacaggtggagccaagtcccctttgaaTAAAAAAAAGCTGTTCAGAAAGCACTACAAGTTCCATAGGTTGAGAACTAAATAAAAAAGAATCGCCGCCGAGGCATGTCAACAGCAAAGGCCATGGCCATTTTAAGAAAGTCACACATAAGCACAGTCCCTCGTAAATCATGGTGAGTAAGCCTCTGAcaaaacctaaatcaaatgccacccaagtgtgcCATAACCAaccacatatcatctacacatatctGGCAAACCTGTAGTgtccacatacacctgtctgctgcattgtgtcgccaCATACGAATACAAAATTGTCTGCCTTTAATgtccatggggcagaatcatgaaaaatggggcagcacctactccagtgccacctcacatgcgccgcTAGTGCCCCCAACACGACCATGTCTGTTCAATATACCACACAccatccaccatggtgcagagtttgtgaaaaagACTAACAattatggatgccatagtaggactcggtaggagtatagaggacatacctgaccttacatgcactgtacaatgggacccatgtgaaaaatagctgtgccccctcccaaggcctGCACTGTGTATGTGTAGAAACTGTCTgcgagaaatcatgtattggaagctagaagatactactgcaccaaattacatcatcatgacaatgtgtgatacacaccctcgtacacatgatggctgccacaagcatcatctgccacaaagggtcacaaagtgccaCACTGCATGGGAAGtgacacatggtaacatggacagcacagtctggctttgtagggcaactatggtgtatcaacatctgacaccattgtgatgCAAGGaagtggtaggttccatctaacaatataacacagcttcaaatatggactacacaacacatttcccTACATTATAATTAACATTTTGGGATCAAGAGGAAAATTCCCAGGGCCTTCAGCCACTAactaagattgtcatgtccatcaacacaagcaagtctgagtcaccactccaactaaaactaacaactgcttTACCAAtacatcttctctctttcctttgcagctgattaagggtacggcatacagccatgggttatGTCTCCATTTGCTAATCCCATGACGGGGAAGAGTGGgcctacaatgaagggcacagaagaacacgcaaAGTGGCGGagagaacatttgggctcctgaaatcaaggttcaggtgcctgccctgacaggaggaagcctcttgtatgctccaccactcgcatgcaaaatcatactggcatgtgcaatccttcaCAACATCTGTGTTAGAACAAATGTCCCCTGAGATGACCAGGTTGATGTtccaacgaggaggaggatgatggtggagcagataatttggagggggaacaacagaacactgctgcaggagtttgcatgAGACTCCACATTGTAGAAAACCtctatacataggccctcattacaaccgtggcggtaaatgccgcctactgctatgctgacggctgccaacataccgtgcctgcggcggtattccaccacgggtattatgacccacactgagaattccgctactatacagacacccacacaagtccgccacaccaaaggtcagtgataaaatggcgatagcaaaacccacaccgttacaccaacaggaatacgcccacactatcaagacgcATGAATCACTGCTGCGGTCTTTcgtccgcggtaaaccattggcggtacacacccccgggctcaaaatacacacacacttacaaaactacaccacattggacaattcaaactacacccacctgacacacatacacacaccacacccatacacccaatccaatataaaacacacacccacattacccacaaccccttacagcgaaaaaaagatatcaagcagagagaaacaacacaggagcacccacacaatcagagccacagaacaccatcacccatacaccatccacgcacctcacagaacacaccacaacacatcaccccacacatcctcacacatatcactcacaccacatccatggcaccccaaagacaccccaggttttcagaggaggagctaagggtcatggtggaggaaatcatcagggtagagccacagctattcggatcacaggtgcagctgacgtctattgcaaggaagatggagctatggcggagaatagtggacagggtcaacgccgtgggacagcacccaagaaccagggatgacatcaggaagaggtagaatgacctacaggggaaggtgtgttccgtggtatccagacactagattgcattatgacattggcggtaagtaccgcttaccgccatgctgactgccgcaacATACTGCGACCACGGCGGTATACTGCTATGCGTaccatgacccacacatagaaatctgccactatacagacacacacacaagtccgctacacccaaggtcagtgataaactggcggtaccaaaacccacaccgttacgccaacagaaatacacccacagcatcatgagccacgaatcaccgcagcggacaatCAACcgcagtacatactgctgcgttcaaaatacacacacacatacaaaacaacaccacattggacaatttaaataacacacacctgacacaaatacgcacaccacacccacaccactataaaacacacacctacgttacccacaaccccttacaactcaagaaaattgacaactgagggagagacacgcccggagcacccacagaatccgagccacagaacaccatcacccatacaccttccacgcaccttacagcacacaccccaacacatcaccccacaaaccctcacacacaccactcacactacacccatggcaccacaaagacacctcaggttctcagaggaggagctatgggtcatggtggaggaaatcatccgggtagagccacagctattcagatcacaggtgcagcagacatccatcactaggaagatggagctatggtggagaatcgtggacagggtcaatgccatgggacagcaccccagaacaagggatgacatcaggaagaggtggagtgacctacagggcaaggtgcgttccgtgttagcaagacaccaaatagcagtacagaggactggcggtggacccccacctcctcccccacaactaacaacatgggatgggaggagcaagtcttggcgatcatgcatcctgagggcctcgcaggagtagcaggaggac
It contains:
- the LOC138250297 gene encoding nicotinamide N-methyltransferase-like yields the protein MADCTGGEFYVKHFEPSAYLEDYFKFGKSAVGDEYLKLTLPLFCSAFAPGELKGDTLIDIGTGPTIYQLLSACECFKEITATDYAESNRKELRKWLQNEPGAFDWSPVVKYVCELEENRMTVPEKEEKLRRAVTQILHCDVLKSNPLEPLQGQQYDCVLSSLCLEGACKSKDEVCCALKNISTLSKPGGYLVLCGDISCSYYQVGKVKFASMSFDKEFLRKAVSGAGYTIDKLEVSSTADKEAEKETTDYSGVYFLVAHK